The Pandoraea vervacti DNA window CTCAAGCCCGTCGAGCTCGTCGACCTGCGCAATACGCTGGCGCGTCTGCTCGAGCTCCAACGTGACGAGACCGTCGCCCTTTCGGTCCCCGGCCCCGATGCCGATCACGGCCGCACGGCACTCGTGCGTCCCTCACGCGAATTGCTCGTCGAAGCGCGTCAGCTCATCGCCATGGGCGCGATCACCGACCTGATGGACTGGGCGCGCAATCTGAGCACGCTCTCGCCCCAATACGAGCTTTTCGCGCGGCACGTGCACCAGCTTGCGCAGCGCGGCGACCTCGCCGGGCTGGCCGAGCTGTGTGCGTCGCCTGTGCCGTCTTGAAACGACGACGGCACGCGCCAAGGCGTGCCGTCGTCTGTCCGGGCCATCGCGCCGAACGTCGGTGAAGCGGGCGAGCGTTCTGCCTCAGTCGCGCAGCGGCTTGTGGGCTGTCTCGCGCGCCGCGAACAACGCAATGGCGGTGACCGCGAGCGCCGCCGTCACGTACAGCGACACCGACAATGTCGTGCCGTACTGCTTGTACAGACTCACGATGATCAACGGGGCAAAGCCGCCGCCGAGAATGCCCGCCAGCGTGTAGGCCAGCGACGAGCCGGCGTAACGCACGCGTGTTGGAAACTGCTCAGTGACGAACGCCGCCTGCGGGCCATACATGATCGCGTGGATCACCAGACCGACCACCACCGACAATACGATCAGCGCCGGGCTCGACGTGTCCAGCAGCACGAAGAAGCCGTATGCCCATATCACGGCGCACAACACGCCGAAGCCATACACCGGGCGGCGGCCCAGCTTGTCGGAGAGCGCGCCGAACAACGGCACGGTGAGCGCGTTGAAGGCGGTGCCCACGAGCACGGCGGTCAGTGCGAGCGGCCGCGACAGATGCAGGGTGCCGGTGACGTAGGTCAACGTGAAGACGACCATCAGCGCATACAGCACATCCGAGCCGATACGCGAGCCGCCGGCGACCAGCAGATTGCGCCAGTGCTTGCGAAAGACGTCTGCAATCGGCATTTCCGCCTGACGGTCCGAATGCTGCATCTGTTCGAACATCGGCGTTTCCTCCACGCCGCGACGCACCCACAGGCCGAACGCCACGAGCACGAGACTCAGGAGGAACGGCACACGCCAGCCCCACGCGAGAAAGTCGTCGGGTGAAATCGCCAGCGTGATGAGCGCGATCAGTCCGGTCGCGAGCAAGGTGCCGAACGATGGCCCGACCTGCGTCCACGACGCATTCAACCCGCGCTTTTTCTGATCGCCGTGCTCAACGGAGAGCAACACCGCGCCGGCCCATTCGCCACCGAGCGCCACGCCCTGCACGAACCGCAGCGCCACGAGCAGCACCGGACTCCAGATGCCGATCGATGCATAGGTCGGGAGCAAGCCCATCAACCCTGTGGTCAGGCCCATCACCACGAGCGTGAGCACCAGTACGGCACGTCGTCCGATCTTGTCGCCGAGATTGCCGAACACGAAGCCGCCAAGCGGTCGCGAGACGTAACCGACGGCGTACGTCGATAACGCGAGAATGGTGCCCGCCAGCGGATCGACCGAGGGAAAGAAGAGATGGTTGAAGACCAGCGCAGCGAGCGTGTTGTAGACGGTGAAGTCGTACCACTCAAGTGTCGTGCCGACCATGCTGGCAGTCGCCAGACGGCCCTTGTTGGC harbors:
- a CDS encoding MFS transporter; its protein translation is MTTYSNTRDVHDKRSDAAPAQAATGRHGANKGRLATASMVGTTLEWYDFTVYNTLAALVFNHLFFPSVDPLAGTILALSTYAVGYVSRPLGGFVFGNLGDKIGRRAVLVLTLVVMGLTTGLMGLLPTYASIGIWSPVLLVALRFVQGVALGGEWAGAVLLSVEHGDQKKRGLNASWTQVGPSFGTLLATGLIALITLAISPDDFLAWGWRVPFLLSLVLVAFGLWVRRGVEETPMFEQMQHSDRQAEMPIADVFRKHWRNLLVAGGSRIGSDVLYALMVVFTLTYVTGTLHLSRPLALTAVLVGTAFNALTVPLFGALSDKLGRRPVYGFGVLCAVIWAYGFFVLLDTSSPALIVLSVVVGLVIHAIMYGPQAAFVTEQFPTRVRYAGSSLAYTLAGILGGGFAPLIIVSLYKQYGTTLSVSLYVTAALAVTAIALFAARETAHKPLRD